The following is a genomic window from Doryrhamphus excisus isolate RoL2022-K1 chromosome 3, RoL_Dexc_1.0, whole genome shotgun sequence.
AGGGCAACATCCGGGTCCTGGCGGCACACTGCATTTTGCCGTACTTCTCAGTGTGTAAACATTCAAAATAACAAATGTAGAGCCCCATTTAACACATAGTCAATAATGtccagaactaaaaaaaaataaacagtgagTTATTGTGACAATACACatgtaaatgacattttccaCACATAACATAGAAAATTTCATCGTGACAAGAGTAGAAGCTGTGACTGTAGGTTTACATGTAAGGGGCGGGGAGAAGGTGCCCAAGGGGGCGTGGCCGTGGCCATGCACATAAACCGCAGGCTAAATGGATAATCACATTTCTGTCCGCCCCCCCTTCTCTTTTTCACCTCTTGACTTCCCATTTATGCACAacactgttgtgttgtgtgctgTACCactaagttatttttttaaggtgGCAACGTCCAACGGAGATGCATAATATTTTCTCAGAATTCTTCTCACTCAGAAcagtaagttgttttttttacagcaatttacagcaaatatttgtttttatcttaCACAATCTAGTATAATGGCCTGTTTTGTGGTCGTGTTCTGACTCCAAGGGGTTAACTTAACTGTCCATGAAGCAGAAGTGCTAAATCTTTTATCTTGATAAAAGTAGATAATTCACCTTCTAATTACTTTTGCACATTAAATTGTGGTATTAACAATTACAATGCAAATATCAACACAGGTATCAAAGCATGCTGAAAATTAATTGGAGTGTATATTCTGGGCAGTACATGACTGCAGGATCATCACCTGAAACAACACATAATAACCTTTGATTTTGCTCTTCGCTGAACATTTGTGTACAATATATTACAACACAATACACAATGTGACAATATTGTTTGGAAGAAGCAAGGTGAAGAGTGTACTCACTTTTACGAGGTACTCCATGTTGGCTTGATGTATATATTGTGGAGGACAGAAGCCCCATCTCTATAAATTACAGGTttgtgtgaataaaaaaaaaaatgtattaattctaAGTAAAATGTCTCCATAATTAGAGTCATCCTGGCGTTTAACTGACCCCCTCggccatgcagcagcagcagcagcgcctGCTCAAGGTGCTCGTCATCGGCGACTTGGGAGTGGGCAAGACCTCAGTGATCAAGCGCTATGTCCACCAGGTCTTCTCCCAGCATTACCGGGCCACCATTGGTGTGGACTTTGCTCTTAAGGTGCTCCAGTGGGACCATAAGACGGTGGTGCGGTTGCAGCTGTGGGACATAGCCGGTGGGTTGATGCAATTTTAGCCTTCTGAtgccattttttatgtttttctcaATTTCGGAAGGATTTGGTGATCATTTTGGTTGGCTTGTAGtgaaaaaaaggtttgaatAGAAGTCAATCAGGGATTTTTAGGTGTCCAAAGGGACTATATAAAAACACTAATGCAATCAAATTaaagatatattattatatgggaaaaaaaaaattttagtaATTATTTTGGATTTTAAATAATACCACTCAGATGGTAATACAAGCTCCACTTTTGCCCCATCAGAAGTTCATGCATCTTTTCTGAACTCAATTAAGATAAACGATGACTAGATCAGACCAGCAAGTTTCATGAACACCTATTTAACCATGACAGCAGCAATGAACGTTCGAGCACAAAGTGAGCACTCGTGCACAGTGTCACACAGCCTTCACaacgtttgtgtgtttgtatgccTGCTGACTCAGCCGCTAGATTGGCATCATGTGGAAGAAGTTAGCTTCCAGGGTGGAGACTTATTTATACCTTCtgctatgcacacacacacaaacaaaagctGCACTATCCTGTGTAATTCATACCAATTTGTCTctgtttaatattatatttcccATATTATAACATATCAGTGTTGTCCTTGATAGCAAAGTTCATCTCAAATTAGGACATCCCATTACTAAATTACACCCCGCTACATGTTGTGGATGCTTAGGAAGGCATCCTTATCATACATGTAACGCAGATacaaatgttacataaacaaatacatacagtTAAAACTGTTCTTGCTTGCTTCTCCCCCCCACAAAGGACAGGAGCGATACGGCAACATGACCCGTGTTTACTACAAAGAAGCCGTGGGAGCTCTTGTGGTCTTTGACATGACTCGGCTCTCCACCTTCCAAGCTGTCCTCAAGTGGAAGGGAGACTTGGACTCCAAGGTGAGCCAATCAATGACATTTAACTGTctgactagaccaggggtgggcaaactttttgattcgtgggccgtgttgagttaacaaaattgtccggggggggccggaatatatatttcacacacactattttacgcttataattctaacagtccacatttgaattttattttaagtgtcatactatcagttATATGTTCtcaattcccttttttttcaggagcactttaaacatcaaacatcaacaatttgccaaatttaattttacataaataaaaaaaaattactgaatgtttcttttatgttaaaagaaaaatactggtgggccggattcaaacgcttggcgggccgcatgtggcccccaggccgcagtttgtccacccctggactagacagACCCCCTCATGGTTTTGTTATTCTTGTAAGGTGGCCTTGAGCAACGGGAAGCCAGTACCGACCGTCCTGTTGGCCAACAAGTGTGACCAGCGACGGCTCGGTTTGTGCCCCAAACTTCCCAAACTGGAGAACTTCTCCAAGGATTACGGTTTTGTGGGCTGGTTTGAAACATCAGCCAAGGTAAGACTTGATGTTTTCTGCTCATTTCCCAGCCTATTTGCTCCACtacatatttgtgatttttttgtctcTAAAATATTATTCAGTGTTCACACATTTTCTCCTCGAAAATAAGCTCTTTTCACAGAAAGCCCCCGTTTCACTTGTAATATAACATGGCGCATACAGTAAGATAATacagcatacagtacatgtcagTGCTAACAAAAACATTACCAGTAGGAGGCAATATAACATCAGTGGGTATCTGTCTACTGCATTTTCAGACAAGGAGGGTTTTTTTGGGCATCTTACCAATAAAAGGAGCTGGCTAAAGACAGCATAAAAAGACACATGTTGCAGATGATGTCTGGGGCGTCATTTGCGGACCCAAGGCAAACCCCGTCATTGGGGCCCTCCACATTCTTGTACAGCACAGACAAAAGTTTTATtctatttcaaatgtatttattttattttacattttctcatttgttATTATTGACTTATTTGAAAAGATTTTAATATTTACCATCTACAAACAAGTGTGAATATGAGAAAATTATCCTAGTCCCTGCACTAAATAAAGTCCTGGAATGGGACCTAGTATACTTTTCCCGCTTCTCTGGCAATGTTTaatatgagaatacaacattctaaatacatgtataggtcaaagtttcagataatgaggtttgcgcatttggaagtgagcctcgaaagaagtttgggatggctaaaAACTTGGTTTTCAGAAagcatggtaaaactgcccctttgtggcagcagcagacttccttatgtgggcgtggctgtaagccctCCCCCCAAGCTTTGCTTCTCTGTTTATGTTGCTAGCTAAGGGAAAGCCTTTGTTGACAATTACTAACGATGCCActatcaggcacaagtggttggagttcctgattcccaaccagcaaaataaatgaatttagtCAGTGCCATTGCCAATATGCAGCTGGACTAAAATTGCTAAAGTCCAACGCCTTTCCAACTTtactaactgtgtttattttgtttaagtcatggagcaaaagatCCTGTATACAGGgagtggggttgctaatagcctttccGCACCACAATTGGTGGCTCTACCCGAGTTACCggtgctgtagaaaacctaaagctaaaatgctaaagctacttaccattgagcgATATCTTGACGTAACCtctttcttgagaaacttctgTCCAGTCtgtacttccggatcggattcggaatccaacacatatgtctGTATattaaaagctgacatttttaaaagatacatgctatttattatcaactcctataaagttggtttcactagcagcacaaaccggaagtcattTTAAGCACTCGGAGTttgaaatacagaaatacagctgaatagatGCTGATTCTGGAAGCactagaaagcttcctgtgctgGTTATACTGTGTGGCTGCTCtttcggagtccacaactcaacactgAGCGTATtaggtcccatttaaaataCTTCTGTGGGATTGTTAATACTTACCACGCACTTTTACTGTAATAGATaacaacattcagcaacattttaTATAGTTTACCGCTATAATACTCacatttttgtgatgaaaagcgCCGCTCTCAGCTTCAT
Proteins encoded in this region:
- the zgc:162171 gene encoding ras-related protein Rab-38, whose amino-acid sequence is MQQQQQRLLKVLVIGDLGVGKTSVIKRYVHQVFSQHYRATIGVDFALKVLQWDHKTVVRLQLWDIAGQERYGNMTRVYYKEAVGALVVFDMTRLSTFQAVLKWKGDLDSKVALSNGKPVPTVLLANKCDQRRLGLCPKLPKLENFSKDYGFVGWFETSAKDNTNIDAAMTCLVKNIMAAEEERASRSELDGSGVLVLPRLDYNTKERGLVGCSGCSGVKTRDKDGH